Below is a window of Arabidopsis thaliana chromosome 2, partial sequence DNA.
ATGACCCAAACTTCTCGATTCATAACCTATTCAATTTATGTTTGTGTTCCtcattttctataaatagaaaacCTCAATGCATACAAAGCCATCATACTCTCTCAATATCATCTCATTTTGCATCTCTCTCTCAACTCCCACCCCTCCAAATTCACCTTTAATTTCTTCCTCTATTATGGCGACTTTGATCCTCAAGCAAACTCTAATCATACTCCTAATCATATTTTCATTACAAACCTTAAGTTCTCAAGCTCGAATCCTCCGTTCATATCGTGCCGTGTCCATGGGCAATATGGATAGTCAGGTTCTCCTACATGAACTCGGGTTTGA
It encodes the following:
- the CLE5 gene encoding CLAVATA3/ESR-RELATED 5; its protein translation is MHTKPSYSLNIISFCISLSTPTPPNSPLISSSIMATLILKQTLIILLIIFSLQTLSSQARILRSYRAVSMGNMDSQVLLHELGFDLSKFKGHNERRFLVSSDRVSPGGPDPQHH
- the CLE5 gene encoding CLAVATA3/ESR-RELATED 5 (CLAVATA3/ESR-RELATED 5 (CLE5); BEST Arabidopsis thaliana protein match is: CLAVATA3/ESR-RELATED 6 (TAIR:AT2G31085.1); Has 35333 Blast hits to 34131 proteins in 2444 species: Archae - 798; Bacteria - 22429; Metazoa - 974; Fungi - 991; Plants - 531; Viruses - 0; Other Eukaryotes - 9610 (source: NCBI BLink).); this translates as MATLILKQTLIILLIIFSLQTLSSQARILRSYRAVSMGNMDSQVLLHELGFDLSKFKGHNERRFLVSSDRVSPGGPDPQHH